Within Dysosmobacter sp. Marseille-Q4140, the genomic segment TGGGCAGCGCCGCTCTCTATGAACAGCACAATCCGCTGATTGGACACATTTGTTATAACAGTGCCACAGCCGCTCAGCATAAGCAGCGCCTCATCATAGCCGCAGGTATCCCGCGCCGTATACTGCTCCCGCTCGATCTGGAGCTTTGCATATTGTTTACGAGACAAGGACATCAGAAAGCCTGGAAACAGCGCTTCAAAAGCTTGCTCCAGCAATGCTTTTACTTCGGGCTCTCTCATCATACAATCCACCTCCAAATCAAGCAAGGCAGACGATTTTCTGCATGAATACCTGAATATATGGAGCACAAAGTGTTACTGCCCTCTCAGCTCGATGATCCGGTCACGCAGCACTGCCGCATACTCGAACTCCAACATTTTGGACGCTTCCTTCATTGTCCCACATGGCTCCGCCATGCGGGAACCCTTTGATTTCACTCAAATCGTCCGGAGTGAATCCGGCCGA encodes:
- a CDS encoding UvrB/UvrC motif-containing protein, with protein sequence MAEPCGTMKEASKMLEFEYAAVLRDRIIELRGQ